Sequence from the Thermocoleostomius sinensis A174 genome:
GATGCGCCAGTAGGCAATTCGATCGAGTGGGACGCAGATATTATCAATGAGCAAGAAAATCAATTGATTGCTTGGGCATCGGTTGAAGGAGCGTCTGTCGAGAATTCTGGTTTTGTACGCTTTAAGACAGCACCTCCGGGGCGCGGCACTGAAGTGAAAGTTGTCATTGAATACAATCCACCGGGCGGGCAAGTCACTGCTAACCTAGCCAAATTATTTGGAAAAGATGCCAATCAACAAATTGGTGATGAATTGCGCCATTTCAAGATGCTGATGGAAGCTGGTGAAATCGCTACCACTGAGGGACAACCGTCTGGTCGCAGAGGAGAGAATTAAGCATGAAAGCCGTTTGTTGGCATGGCGCGAAGGATATGCGGGTAGAAACAGTGCCCGATCCCACAATCTTAAATCCACGAGACGCCATTATCAAAGTCTCCTCCACCGCGATTTGTGGATCAGATGTCCATATTTATGACGGCTTCATTCCCACTATGCAGCCCGGAGATAT
This genomic interval carries:
- a CDS encoding SRPBCC family protein encodes the protein MSEVERWGSLLTGGALVLMGLQQRSLRGALMAIAGGGLAYHGATSQKGIKETVTEAVGLDNSIRVEKSVTIFNRSPEELYRFWRNFENLPMFMKHLQSVQVIDQTRSHWVVDAPVGNSIEWDADIINEQENQLIAWASVEGASVENSGFVRFKTAPPGRGTEVKVVIEYNPPGGQVTANLAKLFGKDANQQIGDELRHFKMLMEAGEIATTEGQPSGRRGEN